AAGAGCCCTTTTATGTTTTTGTCATCCGGTATATTCGGTAAAGTAACTTTCAGGTTTTTACTTCGTTTCATTTCGCGTTGAATAGCAAATAATGCTTCTTTATTTCTCGCCCAGGCTCTGCGTGCAATTCCGTTATTTACATCCCAGAACAACATACTTTTTAGTCGGCGGTCAGCATCTTTACTTCCATCGAGCACCATTCCAAATCCGCCATTAATTACTTCGCCCCATCCAACACCGCCACCGTTGTGAAGCGATATCCATGTTGCGCCTCTGAATCCGTCGCCCACAAAATTATGTACGGCCATGTCGGCAGTAAAACGCGATCCGTCGTAAATGTTCGATGTTTCTCTATAGGGAGAATCGGTTCCTGATACATCATGATGATCTCTACCCAATACAACAGGTGCTTTTAATTTTTTTGCTTTTACGGCTTTGTTAAATGCTTCAGCAATTTTTATTCGTCCTTCCGAATCGGCATATAAAATTCGCGCTTGCGATCCTACCACCAATTTATTTTTTTGTGCTTCTTCTATCCAGCGGATATTATCCTGCATTTGCAATTTAATTTCTTTCGGTGCAGTCTTCATGATTTTTTTCATCACGTCGAGTGCAATTTTATCTGTTACTTCCAGGTCCTTCGGATCGGCAGAAGTACATACCCAACGGAAGGGACCAAAACCGTAATCGAAACACATCGGGCCTAAAATATCCTGCACATAACTCGGATAACGGAATTCGCGGTCTTTTCCTTTTACATCTGCACCTGCACGGGATGCTTCGAGTAAAAACGCATTTCCGTAATCGAAAAAATACATTCCGTTCGCCGTAAGCTGATTGATGGCAGCGGCATGCCGGCGTAATGTTTTTTGGACTTCAGCTTTGAATTTTTCCGGTTCGTCCGCCATCATTTTATTCGATTCTTCATAGCTGAATCCTACCGGATAATATCCGCCTGCCCATGGATTGTGCAACGAAGTTTGATCCGATCCAAGGTCCACCTGAATTTTTCGCTCTGCTAAACGTTCCCACAATTCAACAATGTTTCCGGAATAGGCAATCGATAATGCTTCTTTATTTTTCCGCGCTTCTATTGCACGGTCAATCGCTTCATCTACGTTCTCAAACACTTCATCTACCCAGCCTTGTTCGTGACGTTTATAGGTGGCTTTCGGATTGACTTCTGCTGTAATGCTAACCAATCCTGCAATGGTTGCAGCTTTGGGTTGTGCACCGCTCATTCCTCCTAAACCGGCAGTAATAAAAATCATTCCGCGCGTATCTTTTCCTTTTGATTGCATACGTGCTGCATTCATCACCGTTATGGTGGTGCCGTGAACAATTCCCTGCGGACCAATATACATAAACGAACCTGCTGTCATTTGTCCGTATTGCGTTACGCCTAAAGCATTAAAACGTTCCCAATCGTCGGGTTTACTATAATTCGGAATCATCATTCCATTCGTTACCACAACACGAGGCGCGTCTTTGTGCGAAGGGAATAATCCCATGGGGTGACCACTATACAAAACCAGTGTTTGTTCCTCACTCATTTCAGAAAGATATTTCATCGTAAGTAAGTATTGTGCCCAGTTTTGAAATACGGCACCATTTCCGCCATAAGTAATTAATTCG
The DNA window shown above is from Flavobacteriales bacterium and carries:
- a CDS encoding urocanate hydratase translates to MKTDKGSDSISLTEFKTLIKTGIPDRLPKPKKFDTTQNHAPRRKEILSLEEKELALKNALRYFPKKHHPVLAKEFAEELKTYGRIYMYRFRPDYKIYARPISHYPAKCKQAAAIMHMLSNNLDYAVAQHPHELITYGGNGAVFQNWAQYLLTMKYLSEMSEEQTLVLYSGHPMGLFPSHKDAPRVVVTNGMMIPNYSKPDDWERFNALGVTQYGQMTAGSFMYIGPQGIVHGTTITVMNAARMQSKGKDTRGMIFITAGLGGMSGAQPKAATIAGLVSITAEVNPKATYKRHEQGWVDEVFENVDEAIDRAIEARKNKEALSIAYSGNIVELWERLAERKIQVDLGSDQTSLHNPWAGGYYPVGFSYEESNKMMADEPEKFKAEVQKTLRRHAAAINQLTANGMYFFDYGNAFLLEASRAGADVKGKDREFRYPSYVQDILGPMCFDYGFGPFRWVCTSADPKDLEVTDKIALDVMKKIMKTAPKEIKLQMQDNIRWIEEAQKNKLVVGSQARILYADSEGRIKIAEAFNKAVKAKKLKAPVVLGRDHHDVSGTDSPYRETSNIYDGSRFTADMAVHNFVGDGFRGATWISLHNGGGVGWGEVINGGFGMVLDGSKDADRRLKSMLFWDVNNGIARRAWARNKEALFAIQREMKRSKNLKVTLPNIPDDKNIKGLF